One window of the Colletotrichum lupini chromosome 9, complete sequence genome contains the following:
- a CDS encoding vegetative cell wall protein gp1: MAYSSPYPGSPPDEYYYARERYQSATPTPSPRGSSSYYYPPGSTPQRPATRSHFHTTSSGFSEYSPRPPTASPRYTSDGYYATANVSSGHHSRKHSWATPSHPPRERRSSFVYVRAATPHGESDDEIIEVDGRTYLVPGKSSRARSKRHSVQETFYYEDGRGYSTDYRSHAQSGFAYIERDIPAYEPRPSRTPANGHSRRSSTSVPQRPSTVRPGSSSQASKKAQPQTETKKPTPPPVSRAATEQDAKKHKIPSGYSLKNWDPTEEPILLLGSVFDSNSLGKWIYDWTVYHHGPATPISDMAGELWLLLIQLAGKIKRGEETIERVRSTEKKEILDDFIDAGERLTDKLRKLLKTCEAPMLKASKKSSSLGKNAGVQFVETLFGIERELDKTERFMQGVRLFILRFDANCDDILKNPEK; this comes from the coding sequence ATGGCCTACTCATCCCCCTACCCCGGATCTCCTCCCGACGAGTACTACTACGCCCGGGAGCGATACCAGTCGGCAACGCCAACTCCATCCCCTCGGGGGTCCTCCAGCTATTACTACCCGCCCGGCTCAACCCCGCAGCGTCCGGCAACCCGCTCCCACTTCCATACCACCAGCAGTGGCTTCAGCGAGTACAGTCCCCGTCCGCCGACGGCGTCGCCTCGATACACGAGCGATGGCTACTATGCCACGGCAAATGTGAGTAGTGGTCATCATTCGCGCAAGCATTCATGGGCCACTCCGTCGCACCCACCGCGCGAGCGCCGATCTTCTTTTGTCTATGTACGGGCCGCGACGCCCCACGGAGAATCCGACGATGAGATTATCGAAGTGGATGGCCGTACTTATCTGGTGCCGGGCAAGTCGTCACGGGCGAGGAGCAAGAGGCATTCTGTTCAGGAGACTTTTTACTATGAGGATGGTCGAGGATATTCCACTGATTACCGTTCCCATGCACAGAGCGGTTTTGCCTACATTGAGCGCGACATCCCAGCGTATGAGCCTCGCCCCTCCCGTACCCCTGCCAACGGCCACTCTCGCCGTTCCTCGACTTCGGTTCCCCAGAGGCCCTCCACCGTTCGCCCCGGCAGCAGTTCTCAGGCATCTAAGAAGGCTCAGCCTCAGACTGAGACCAAGAAGCCCACGCCACCCCCAGTTTCTCGCGCGGCTACTGAACAAGACGCCAAGAAGCACAAGATCCCCTCAGGATACTCACTCAAGAACTGGGATCCCACCGAAGAGCCCATTCTTCTCCTCGGTAGCGTCTTCGACTCCAACTCCTTGGGCAAGTGGATTTACGACTGGACTGTCTACCACCATGGCCCTGCCACTCCCATTTCTGACATGGCAGGTGAGCTCTGGTTGCTATTGATCCAGTTGGCCGGCAAGATCAAGCGCGGGGAGGAGACTATCGAACGCGTGCGCAGCACCGAGAAGAAGGAAATCCTCGATGACTTCATCGATGCTGGTGAGCGCCTGACTGATAAGCTCCGCAAGCTTCTTAAGACTTGCGAGGCTCCCATGCTCAAGGCCAGCAAGAAGTCCTCTTCCCTCGGCAAGAACGCTGGTGTCCAGTTCGTCGAGACTCTGTTCGGCATCGAACGCGAGTTGGACAAGACTGAGCGATTCATGCAGGGTGTTCGTCTCTTCATCCTTCGATTCGACGCCAACTGTGATGACATCCTCAAGAACCCTGAGAAGTAA